The following coding sequences lie in one Frigoribacterium sp. SL97 genomic window:
- a CDS encoding acyltransferase family protein, whose amino-acid sequence MTAVGPSTPVVARPGRLHWVDVTRGLAVLLVVFYHVVIALKVDSVAAPGWAVVLNDALAPFRIPTLMFCSGLLLARSLRKPPGTYLVGKLRHIAWPWAVWTTVIVVFLWAGSSVAGDGNYGPGRLVELVLSPTTYTWYLAYLLAFYVVSLVIPPAARSAAVPLLLVVSVVVHDGDGWTRVTFLLAFFFLGDAAARHQDVFESLARRRIVIALGAVAALGTAIASTQLPGLRYDLVAAVGVVGLVVVAVPLGGRLAPTLLGRGLSAMGRDSIVYYTTHWIVVTLGVHALGLIGLHQGTLMIVALLTAGLTAPWVMARLSRRSRLVAGLYAWPARRTSSSPKGQP is encoded by the coding sequence ATGACGGCCGTGGGACCCTCGACACCGGTCGTCGCACGCCCCGGTCGACTGCACTGGGTCGACGTGACGCGCGGGCTCGCCGTCCTGCTCGTCGTCTTCTACCACGTCGTGATCGCCCTGAAGGTCGACTCCGTGGCCGCGCCCGGGTGGGCCGTCGTGCTCAACGACGCCCTGGCGCCCTTCCGCATCCCCACCCTGATGTTCTGCTCGGGCCTGTTGCTGGCCCGCTCCTTGCGGAAACCACCCGGGACGTACCTCGTCGGCAAGCTGAGGCACATCGCCTGGCCCTGGGCGGTCTGGACGACCGTCATCGTCGTGTTCCTCTGGGCGGGCAGCTCGGTGGCCGGCGACGGCAACTACGGCCCCGGTCGACTCGTCGAGCTGGTCCTCTCCCCCACGACGTACACCTGGTACCTCGCGTACCTGCTGGCTTTCTACGTGGTCTCCCTCGTCATCCCCCCTGCGGCCCGCTCGGCGGCGGTGCCCCTGCTGCTCGTGGTCAGCGTCGTCGTACACGACGGCGACGGCTGGACCCGCGTGACCTTCCTGCTTGCGTTCTTCTTCCTCGGGGACGCGGCAGCCCGACACCAGGACGTGTTCGAGTCCCTGGCCCGACGTCGCATCGTGATCGCCCTGGGTGCCGTCGCCGCCCTGGGCACCGCGATCGCGTCGACGCAACTGCCCGGTCTGCGATACGACCTCGTGGCCGCGGTCGGCGTGGTCGGGCTCGTCGTGGTCGCCGTGCCCCTCGGCGGCCGACTCGCGCCGACCCTGCTGGGGCGGGGGCTGAGCGCCATGGGCCGAGATTCCATCGTCTACTACACGACCCATTGGATCGTCGTCACCCTCGGGGTCCACGCCCTCGGTCTGATCGGCCTCCACCAGGGCACCCTGATGATCGTCGCCTTGCTGACCGCCGGCCTCACGGCCCCGTGGGTGATGGCGCGCCTCTCCCGCCGGTCGCGGCTCGTCGCCGGTCTCTACGCCTGGCCGGCCCGCCGGACGTCCTCCTCCCCGAAAGGGCAGCCATGA
- a CDS encoding glycosyltransferase family 2 protein, with product MGESLAGLSVVVVNYGSTDLLRQNLAPVSRSTEGLVVVVVDNWSGAAERARVSELAAAEGWHLVAPDGNEGFGTGVNLGVARAREAGARHHVLLNPDAVADAGALAALHRASSSDPLTMSAPTVLRPDGSVWSAGSDLYLDDGRIRSRRRRLPGARVEEWLSGACLVLSDDLWQRCGGFDDDYFLYWEDVDLSRRVVGSGGALRLLDDVTVVHAEGGTQTDGGADRSGQAKSAGYYRYNIRNRLLFAAKHLGDDDLRRWRRLTPRIAWEVLLQGGRRQFVRSPGTLLVGLRAVLEGRRIVATELRRRRTSPGAPS from the coding sequence GTGGGTGAGTCGCTCGCCGGCCTCTCGGTGGTCGTCGTCAACTACGGTTCGACCGACCTGCTGCGCCAGAACCTCGCGCCCGTCTCGCGGTCGACGGAGGGCCTCGTCGTGGTCGTCGTCGACAACTGGTCGGGAGCGGCCGAGCGCGCCCGCGTGAGCGAGCTCGCCGCGGCCGAGGGCTGGCACCTCGTCGCGCCCGACGGCAACGAGGGCTTCGGCACCGGCGTGAACCTCGGCGTCGCCCGGGCCCGTGAGGCCGGGGCGCGTCACCACGTGCTGCTCAACCCGGACGCCGTCGCGGACGCGGGAGCCCTCGCCGCCCTGCACCGCGCCTCCTCGTCCGACCCGCTGACGATGAGCGCGCCGACCGTGCTGCGCCCCGACGGCAGCGTCTGGTCGGCGGGCAGCGACCTGTACCTCGACGACGGCCGCATCCGCTCGCGGCGACGACGGCTGCCCGGCGCCCGCGTCGAGGAGTGGCTGAGCGGCGCCTGCCTCGTGCTGAGCGACGACCTCTGGCAGCGCTGCGGCGGCTTCGACGACGACTACTTCCTGTACTGGGAGGACGTCGACCTGTCGCGTCGCGTCGTCGGTTCGGGAGGCGCGCTGCGGCTGCTCGACGACGTCACCGTCGTCCACGCCGAGGGCGGCACGCAGACCGACGGCGGGGCCGACCGGTCGGGGCAGGCGAAATCGGCGGGGTACTACCGGTACAACATCCGCAACCGGCTGCTGTTCGCCGCGAAGCACCTCGGCGACGACGACCTCCGCCGGTGGCGCCGACTGACCCCCCGCATCGCGTGGGAGGTGCTGCTGCAGGGCGGGCGGCGCCAGTTCGTCCGGTCACCGGGCACGCTGCTCGTCGGACTGCGGGCCGTCCTCGAGGGGCGACGGATCGTGGCGACCGAGCTGCGTCGACGACGCACGTCACCGGGAGCCCCGTCATGA
- a CDS encoding glycosyltransferase family 2 protein, with translation MTTDPTTPRLLTIAVLTFRRPRDLDAVLPLLVEQARSVRGRGVEARVLVVDNDASGSGRGRVEAAALAAADPGDGAGPVTVDYVVEATPGIASARNRALAESGDGDVLVFIDDDERPSDGWLGALVSLQAETGAAAVVGPVRSEYEVEPEPFIVEGRFFVRRRLATGTPVDVAATNNLLLDLVEVRRQGLAFDVALGQLGGEDTLFTRSLVAGGGTILWCAEAVVTDVVPAHRVTRRWVVRRAYSSGNGWSLTSVMLSARGASRLSTRLRLSAKGGVRVVGGLGRYAVGTVTRPLGRRSLGQRARGIRTMARGAGMVAGAWGAGYREYGRVDG, from the coding sequence GTGACGACCGACCCGACCACGCCGCGCCTCCTGACCATCGCCGTGTTGACCTTCCGCCGGCCGCGCGATCTCGACGCGGTGCTGCCGCTGCTCGTCGAGCAGGCCCGCAGCGTCCGCGGACGCGGCGTCGAGGCGCGCGTGCTCGTCGTCGACAACGACGCGAGCGGATCGGGCCGTGGACGCGTCGAGGCGGCGGCGCTCGCGGCGGCCGACCCGGGCGACGGTGCCGGACCCGTGACGGTCGACTACGTCGTCGAGGCCACGCCGGGCATCGCCTCGGCCCGCAACCGTGCGCTCGCCGAGAGCGGCGACGGCGACGTGCTGGTCTTCATCGACGACGACGAGCGGCCGTCCGACGGGTGGCTGGGCGCCCTGGTCTCCCTGCAGGCCGAGACGGGTGCCGCGGCCGTCGTCGGTCCCGTGCGCAGCGAGTACGAGGTCGAGCCCGAGCCCTTCATCGTCGAGGGACGCTTCTTCGTGCGACGCCGGCTCGCGACCGGCACGCCCGTCGACGTCGCCGCCACCAACAACCTGCTGCTCGACCTCGTCGAGGTGCGTCGCCAGGGCCTGGCCTTCGACGTGGCCCTCGGCCAGCTCGGCGGTGAGGACACCCTGTTCACCCGCAGCCTGGTCGCCGGTGGCGGCACGATCCTGTGGTGCGCCGAGGCGGTCGTCACGGACGTCGTCCCCGCCCACCGCGTCACGCGGCGATGGGTCGTGCGGCGTGCCTACAGCAGCGGCAACGGTTGGAGCCTCACCTCGGTGATGCTGTCCGCGCGAGGGGCCTCGCGACTGTCCACGCGCCTCCGGCTCTCGGCCAAGGGCGGCGTGCGCGTCGTCGGCGGGCTGGGCCGGTACGCGGTCGGCACGGTGACCCGCCCCCTCGGTCGACGGTCGCTGGGGCAACGCGCTCGCGGCATCCGGACGATGGCCCGGGGCGCCGGCATGGTGGCGGGTGCGTGGGGCGCGGGGTACCGGGAGTACGGCCGCGTCGACGGCTGA
- a CDS encoding glycosyltransferase gives MTDAAPEHASRLVVQQSFPRPRPTTNPYLVMLRDAVGAVPGVEVRTFDWKGALLGRYDVFHVHWPEILVSGQSPLKALVRQALTVALVTKLRLTRTPIVRTEHNLELPSGISRRERVLLRWIERRTALWVRLNDETPEHADALGALIPHGHYVDWFARWPWPSREAGRVSYFGFIRRYKGVDGLVRAFRGVRGDDRRLHAAGKPSTPELAHGLEQLAADDPRVSLDLRFLDDEDLIDVVRRAELVVLPYREMHNSGGVLTALSLGRPVLVPANEVNARLADEVGADWVRQYADELGPDDVEHALDAASRLDDDARPDLSARDWDRAGEAHVAAYRRAIAATRGRRAVGGRRARP, from the coding sequence GTGACCGACGCCGCCCCGGAGCACGCGAGCAGGCTCGTCGTCCAGCAGTCGTTCCCGCGACCGCGCCCGACGACGAACCCCTACCTCGTGATGCTCCGGGACGCCGTCGGCGCGGTGCCCGGGGTGGAGGTGCGCACCTTCGACTGGAAGGGCGCCCTGCTGGGCCGCTACGACGTCTTCCACGTGCACTGGCCCGAGATCCTCGTCTCGGGGCAGAGCCCGCTCAAGGCGCTCGTGCGTCAGGCGTTGACCGTCGCCCTGGTGACGAAGCTGCGGCTGACGCGCACCCCGATCGTCCGCACCGAGCACAACCTCGAGCTGCCGAGCGGCATCTCCCGGCGCGAGCGCGTCCTGTTGCGCTGGATCGAGCGACGCACCGCGCTCTGGGTGCGGCTGAACGACGAGACGCCCGAGCACGCCGACGCACTCGGCGCGCTCATCCCCCACGGCCACTACGTCGACTGGTTCGCCCGCTGGCCGTGGCCGTCGCGCGAGGCAGGCCGGGTGTCGTACTTCGGCTTCATCCGCCGCTACAAGGGGGTCGACGGCCTCGTCCGGGCCTTCCGAGGCGTCCGGGGCGACGACCGGAGGCTGCACGCCGCCGGCAAGCCCTCGACGCCCGAGCTCGCCCACGGGCTCGAGCAGCTCGCGGCCGACGATCCCCGGGTCAGCCTCGACCTGCGTTTCCTCGACGACGAGGACCTCATCGACGTGGTGCGCCGGGCCGAGCTGGTCGTGCTGCCCTACCGCGAGATGCACAACTCGGGCGGGGTGCTGACGGCGCTGTCGCTCGGCCGGCCCGTGCTCGTACCCGCCAACGAGGTCAACGCCCGCCTGGCCGACGAGGTCGGCGCCGACTGGGTCCGGCAGTACGCCGACGAACTCGGTCCCGACGACGTCGAGCACGCGCTCGACGCGGCCTCGCGGCTCGACGACGACGCGCGCCCCGACCTGTCGGCCCGCGACTGGGACCGCGCGGGCGAGGCACACGTCGCGGCCTACCGTCGGGCGATCGCCGCGACCCGTGGTCGACGTGCCGTCGGCGGACGCCGGGCGCGCCCGTGA
- a CDS encoding PKD domain-containing protein encodes MGRTVSSRLRLPAIVAASAVLLSVLVGVQPAAADSAPLDPTSPSTPATVTADALPAPQIDGSVFTQVIVGNTVYAAGKFTKARPAGSAAGVDEVPRSYLLAYDITTGALSTTFAPVIDQQVKAIAASPDGKRLYIGGAFTKVNGVNKYRLAALDPTTGAVLSGWNPGTNASVNAIAAVGPNVYFAGAFSSVGKDTRIKAAAVTASNGTNLPWAPQIANGDVLGLVTSPDGSKIVLGGSFGSVNGSAQPGYGLAMVDSSTGANLPLQTNDVIRNGGGQAAIYSLSATANGFYGSGYTFGGGGRLEGAFKSTWSGDLAWVEDCHGDTYSVAANSTAVFVAGHPHYCGNIGGQPQTDPWTFQRAMAFSDSATQTATNDPYGYYNFAGQPAPSILNWFPDFATGSYTGLSQGPWSVAANDKYVVYGGEFPSVNGKAQNGLVRFAVSSIAPNKMGPEASGALFTPNLVSLSSGTVRVSWQSNWDKDNANLTYAVYRDGDLTNPVYTTTRSSTFWKRPALGFVDKDLAPGSTHSYRIRATDPLGNTVLGDGVNVTVTADAVSPYAKQVAADGATSLWRLGEKSGTTVYDWVGYDDQQAQDGVTRGVTGQTTTDADGASTFSGTATGLASTTSAIAGPQTFSVEAWFRTTSTTGGKIVGFGSSRTGNSNSYDRHLYMDPRGRVSFGVYPNASRIITSPTALNDGQWHQVVGTLSSAGQSFYVDGKKVATDAGTTGAQDYTGYWRIGGDNNWDGAPYFQGDIDDVSVYPAALSAKQVDGQWVASGRTSKLPKAPADAYGARVFQDDPEAYFRLDGDASTVSADSSPVGTNGVVAGGVGTGGTPAVGGSGQSATFNGQDAGVATTTSYDTPNNYTLETWFNTTTTSGGKLIGFGNQQTGYSGNYDRHVYMEQDGRLQFGNWTGRMNLASSTASYNDGRWHHVVATQGSDGMKLYVDGAQVGSNPTTASDGYRGFWRLGGDSSWNSGSGYWAGSLDEAAVYARPLDATTVAQHYALGANKPNAAPTAAFTSSPTGLGVAFDGRTSVDRDGTIASYGWDFGDGSAPASGAAPSHTYAAGGTYTVTLTVTDDQGAVGTSTATVTVTAPRVNAAPTASFTSVVDHLAVAVDASTSTDSDGTVASYRWDFGDGTVAATGPTANHTYAAAGTYTVTLVVTDTEGATGTSTGTVTVAPAPPVNVAPTASFTSAATGLAVSTDATASTDPDGTVAAYAWTFGDGGTATGRTAAHTYAAAGTYTVTLTVTDDKGATGTSTGSVTVAPIPNAAPTASFTTSTKALSVSTDGRASTDSDGTVTAYAWDFGDGGTATGSTAAHDYAVGGTYTVTLTVTDDKGATATRTSTVTVTAPPVVTAAVKDGFGRSVTGGWGTAEVGGSWTRTGQASQYSVAGGVGTQYLGAAGWNTSMALTGVSTTDADLRTSVSLDKVATGGGTYVYVTGRKVAANTEYRASMRYRPDGTVVVGLTAFKGSTSGTNLAAETLVPGKVAPGAKLNVRLEVSGTGTTTIRAKVWADGTAEPTAWTVSATDTFAGLQAPGWVALGAYASGSTTNAPQTVSFDDLSVFKP; translated from the coding sequence ATGGGAAGAACCGTCTCGTCGCGCCTTCGTCTCCCCGCGATCGTCGCTGCGTCCGCCGTGCTGTTGTCCGTCCTGGTCGGAGTCCAGCCCGCTGCGGCCGACTCCGCCCCCCTCGACCCGACGTCGCCGTCGACGCCGGCGACCGTCACGGCCGACGCGCTCCCCGCACCCCAGATCGACGGGTCCGTCTTCACGCAGGTGATCGTGGGCAACACCGTCTACGCCGCGGGCAAGTTCACGAAGGCCCGCCCGGCGGGCTCGGCAGCGGGCGTCGACGAGGTCCCCCGCAGCTACCTCCTCGCGTACGACATCACCACGGGAGCGCTCTCAACGACCTTCGCGCCGGTCATCGACCAGCAGGTGAAGGCCATCGCGGCTTCTCCGGACGGCAAGCGCCTCTACATCGGTGGGGCGTTCACCAAGGTCAACGGCGTCAACAAGTACCGCCTGGCCGCCCTCGACCCGACCACCGGCGCCGTCCTCAGCGGCTGGAACCCGGGCACGAACGCATCGGTCAACGCCATCGCCGCCGTGGGCCCGAACGTCTACTTCGCCGGAGCGTTCTCCAGCGTGGGTAAGGACACCCGGATCAAGGCAGCGGCGGTCACCGCCTCGAACGGCACCAACCTGCCCTGGGCACCCCAGATCGCCAACGGCGACGTGCTCGGCCTCGTCACGAGCCCTGACGGCTCGAAGATCGTCCTGGGCGGTTCGTTCGGATCGGTCAACGGGTCGGCGCAACCGGGATACGGTCTCGCCATGGTCGACTCCTCGACCGGCGCCAACCTGCCTCTGCAGACCAACGACGTGATCCGCAACGGTGGCGGACAGGCCGCGATCTACAGCCTGAGCGCGACCGCCAACGGCTTCTACGGGTCGGGTTATACCTTCGGCGGCGGCGGTCGTCTCGAAGGCGCCTTCAAGTCGACCTGGAGCGGCGACCTCGCCTGGGTCGAGGACTGCCACGGCGACACGTACTCGGTGGCCGCGAACAGCACCGCCGTCTTCGTCGCCGGCCACCCGCACTACTGCGGCAACATCGGCGGGCAGCCGCAGACCGATCCCTGGACCTTCCAGCGGGCGATGGCCTTCAGCGACTCGGCCACGCAGACCGCGACGAACGACCCCTACGGCTACTACAACTTCGCCGGCCAACCAGCGCCGAGCATCCTCAACTGGTTCCCCGACTTCGCCACCGGCAGCTACACCGGCCTGAGCCAGGGCCCGTGGAGCGTCGCCGCCAACGACAAGTACGTGGTCTACGGCGGGGAGTTCCCGTCCGTCAACGGCAAGGCGCAGAACGGCCTCGTGCGCTTCGCGGTGTCGAGCATCGCCCCGAACAAAATGGGCCCGGAGGCCTCCGGCGCCCTCTTCACCCCGAACCTCGTCTCGCTGTCGTCCGGCACGGTCCGGGTCAGCTGGCAGTCCAACTGGGACAAGGACAACGCGAACCTGACGTACGCCGTGTACCGCGACGGCGACCTGACGAACCCCGTCTACACGACGACCCGATCGTCGACCTTCTGGAAGCGCCCCGCGCTCGGCTTCGTCGACAAGGACCTCGCACCCGGCAGCACCCACAGCTACCGCATCCGGGCCACCGACCCGCTCGGCAACACGGTCCTGGGTGACGGCGTGAACGTCACCGTGACCGCAGACGCGGTCTCGCCCTACGCCAAGCAGGTCGCCGCCGACGGCGCCACCTCGCTCTGGCGCCTTGGCGAGAAGAGCGGAACGACCGTCTACGACTGGGTCGGCTACGACGACCAGCAGGCCCAGGACGGCGTGACCCGTGGTGTCACCGGTCAGACCACGACCGACGCCGACGGCGCCAGCACCTTCTCGGGCACGGCCACGGGCCTCGCGTCGACGACCTCCGCCATCGCGGGCCCGCAGACCTTCTCGGTCGAGGCCTGGTTCCGCACGACGTCGACCACGGGTGGCAAGATCGTCGGCTTCGGCAGCAGCCGCACCGGCAACTCGAACTCGTACGACCGGCACCTGTACATGGACCCGCGGGGCCGCGTGTCGTTCGGCGTGTACCCGAACGCGAGCAGGATCATCACCAGCCCCACGGCTCTGAACGACGGCCAATGGCACCAGGTGGTGGGGACGCTGAGCTCGGCCGGCCAGTCCTTCTACGTCGACGGCAAGAAGGTCGCGACCGACGCCGGGACGACGGGTGCCCAGGACTACACGGGCTACTGGCGCATCGGCGGTGACAACAACTGGGACGGCGCCCCGTACTTCCAGGGCGACATCGACGACGTCTCCGTGTACCCGGCCGCCCTGAGCGCCAAGCAGGTCGACGGCCAGTGGGTCGCCTCGGGTCGCACGAGCAAGCTGCCCAAGGCCCCGGCCGACGCCTACGGCGCCCGGGTGTTCCAGGACGACCCCGAGGCGTACTTCCGCCTCGACGGGGACGCCTCCACCGTCTCGGCCGACTCGTCGCCCGTGGGCACCAACGGCGTCGTCGCCGGGGGCGTGGGCACCGGCGGCACGCCCGCTGTCGGCGGTTCCGGGCAGTCGGCGACGTTCAACGGCCAGGACGCCGGCGTCGCGACCACCACCTCGTACGACACCCCGAACAACTACACGCTCGAGACCTGGTTCAACACGACCACGACCTCGGGTGGCAAGCTGATCGGCTTCGGCAACCAGCAGACCGGCTACAGCGGCAACTACGACCGCCACGTGTACATGGAGCAGGACGGTCGCCTGCAGTTCGGCAACTGGACCGGTCGGATGAACCTCGCGAGCAGCACGGCGAGCTACAACGACGGCCGTTGGCACCACGTGGTCGCCACGCAGGGCTCGGACGGCATGAAGCTCTACGTTGACGGCGCCCAGGTCGGGTCGAACCCGACCACGGCCTCGGACGGCTACCGCGGGTTCTGGCGCCTCGGCGGCGACAGCTCGTGGAACTCGGGTTCGGGCTACTGGGCCGGGAGCCTCGACGAGGCCGCGGTCTACGCCCGACCCCTCGACGCCACGACGGTCGCGCAGCACTACGCGCTCGGTGCGAACAAGCCGAACGCCGCGCCCACGGCGGCCTTCACCTCGTCGCCCACCGGTCTCGGCGTCGCCTTCGACGGCCGCACCTCGGTCGACCGCGACGGGACGATCGCCTCGTACGGCTGGGACTTCGGCGACGGGAGCGCCCCGGCCAGCGGCGCCGCCCCCTCGCACACCTACGCCGCGGGGGGCACCTACACCGTGACCCTCACCGTGACGGACGACCAGGGAGCCGTCGGCACGTCGACGGCCACCGTCACCGTGACGGCGCCCCGGGTCAACGCGGCACCGACCGCCTCGTTCACCTCGGTGGTCGACCACCTGGCCGTCGCCGTGGACGCGAGCACCTCGACCGACTCCGACGGCACCGTCGCGTCGTACCGCTGGGACTTCGGTGACGGCACCGTCGCCGCGACGGGCCCGACCGCGAACCACACCTACGCCGCTGCCGGCACCTACACGGTGACGCTCGTCGTGACGGACACCGAGGGTGCCACCGGCACCTCGACGGGGACGGTCACGGTCGCCCCGGCTCCCCCGGTGAACGTGGCCCCGACGGCCTCGTTCACGAGCGCCGCCACGGGACTGGCCGTCTCGACCGACGCCACCGCGTCGACCGACCCCGACGGCACCGTCGCGGCCTACGCCTGGACGTTCGGTGACGGAGGGACGGCCACGGGCAGGACGGCCGCGCACACCTACGCGGCGGCCGGCACCTACACGGTGACCCTCACCGTGACCGACGACAAGGGCGCCACGGGCACCTCGACCGGCAGCGTGACCGTCGCGCCGATCCCGAACGCTGCTCCGACGGCCTCGTTCACGACGTCGACCAAGGCCCTCTCGGTGTCGACCGACGGACGCGCCTCGACCGACTCCGACGGCACCGTCACGGCGTACGCCTGGGACTTCGGCGACGGAGGCACGGCGACCGGCAGCACGGCGGCCCACGACTATGCCGTCGGCGGCACCTACACCGTGACCCTCACGGTGACCGACGACAAGGGAGCCACCGCGACCCGCACCTCCACGGTGACGGTCACCGCGCCTCCCGTGGTCACGGCCGCGGTCAAGGACGGCTTCGGACGCTCGGTGACGGGCGGCTGGGGCACGGCGGAGGTCGGCGGCAGCTGGACCAGGACGGGTCAGGCCTCGCAGTACTCGGTGGCCGGCGGCGTCGGCACCCAGTACCTCGGGGCGGCCGGCTGGAACACGTCGATGGCCCTGACCGGGGTCAGCACGACGGACGCCGACCTCCGCACCAGCGTCAGCCTCGACAAGGTGGCCACCGGCGGAGGGACCTACGTCTACGTCACCGGGCGCAAGGTCGCGGCGAACACCGAGTACCGGGCGTCGATGCGCTACCGTCCCGACGGCACCGTCGTCGTGGGCCTCACGGCCTTCAAGGGATCGACCTCGGGGACGAACCTCGCCGCCGAGACCCTGGTCCCCGGCAAGGTCGCACCGGGCGCGAAGCTGAACGTCCGACTCGAGGTCAGCGGCACCGGCACGACGACCATCCGTGCGAAGGTCTGGGCCGACGGCACGGCCGAGCCGACCGCGTGGACGGTGTCGGCAACCGACACCTTCGCCGGCCTGCAGGCACCCGGCTGGGTCGCCCTCGGCGCCTACGCCTCGGGAAGCACCACCAACGCCCCGCAGACGGTCTCGTTCGACGACCTGAGCGTCTTCAAGCCGTGA
- a CDS encoding glycosyltransferase family 39 protein → MTTTTPTTTHPAGSTASSRRPRASSIGVPLALGLAGTAVALVGSSTVSLWTDEAATVSAATRSLPELWALVQRIDAVHAAYYLLMHVWTTVAGTSPVALRLPSAVAAGVAVVGVHRLLVVLGRRDAAVAGAVVAVVLPRITWMGIEARSFGPSAAVAVWATVLLVVALNRGGAARWIGYAALVGVGTALNIYVALLAVAHAVTVAAWRRVPVRRRLAWLASAAAGGLAASPVVLLAAGQQGQLGDNDMGLVQIARGVVVNQWFLGGTPTRVTSTASPTEPWALASLVLALVGWAAMAVAVVVGARRRQAATSWVLVPVLVVPTLVVVGYSLVVSPLYNPRYFTFAAPVCAALIGLGVTALRGRVLRLVALAVVVVLAVPVYVSQRQVTGKSGTDWSEAAAVVERGASAGDGVYFAPLDDSSDPVVRRTTDNVEVTYPEAFDDLVDVTRRSEPTDEDSLRGTSWLLSSDRTRLADVDRVWVVEPATAPTGDADEGVLTDAGFERVDRWDGGMTAVEEWIRA, encoded by the coding sequence ATGACGACCACCACCCCGACGACGACCCACCCGGCCGGGTCCACGGCGTCCTCGAGACGACCTCGCGCCTCCTCGATCGGCGTCCCGCTCGCGCTGGGTCTCGCCGGCACCGCCGTGGCGCTCGTCGGTTCGTCGACGGTGTCGCTGTGGACCGACGAGGCCGCGACGGTCTCGGCGGCCACCCGCAGCCTCCCCGAGCTCTGGGCCCTCGTCCAACGCATCGACGCCGTGCACGCCGCCTACTACCTGCTGATGCACGTCTGGACGACCGTCGCCGGGACCTCCCCGGTGGCCCTCCGCCTCCCGAGCGCGGTCGCGGCCGGAGTCGCCGTCGTCGGCGTCCACCGGCTGTTGGTCGTGCTCGGACGCCGGGACGCGGCCGTCGCGGGGGCGGTGGTCGCCGTCGTGCTGCCGCGCATCACCTGGATGGGGATCGAGGCGCGTTCCTTCGGGCCCAGCGCGGCCGTGGCCGTGTGGGCGACCGTCCTGCTCGTCGTCGCGCTGAACCGAGGAGGCGCGGCGCGGTGGATCGGGTACGCCGCCCTCGTCGGGGTGGGCACCGCCCTCAACATCTACGTCGCCCTGCTGGCCGTCGCCCACGCCGTGACCGTGGCCGCCTGGCGTCGGGTCCCGGTGAGGCGCCGCCTGGCCTGGCTCGCCTCCGCCGCGGCGGGCGGTCTCGCGGCGTCGCCGGTGGTGCTGCTGGCAGCCGGACAGCAGGGGCAACTGGGCGACAACGATATGGGTCTCGTGCAGATCGCCCGGGGGGTGGTCGTCAACCAGTGGTTCCTCGGTGGAACGCCGACGCGCGTGACGTCCACGGCTTCTCCCACCGAGCCGTGGGCCCTGGCGTCACTCGTGCTGGCCCTCGTCGGGTGGGCGGCCATGGCGGTCGCGGTCGTCGTCGGGGCCCGCCGTCGGCAGGCCGCGACGTCGTGGGTGCTCGTGCCGGTCCTGGTCGTCCCGACCCTCGTCGTCGTGGGCTACAGCCTCGTCGTCAGCCCGCTCTACAACCCTCGCTACTTCACGTTCGCCGCTCCGGTCTGCGCGGCGCTGATCGGGTTGGGGGTCACCGCCCTCCGGGGGCGGGTCCTCCGGCTGGTCGCCCTGGCCGTCGTGGTCGTGCTGGCCGTCCCCGTGTACGTGTCGCAGCGACAGGTGACCGGCAAGAGCGGAACGGACTGGTCCGAGGCCGCGGCGGTCGTCGAGCGTGGTGCCTCCGCCGGCGACGGGGTCTACTTCGCGCCGCTCGACGACTCGTCGGACCCGGTGGTCAGGAGGACCACCGACAACGTCGAGGTCACGTACCCGGAGGCGTTCGACGACCTCGTCGACGTGACGCGGCGGAGCGAGCCGACCGACGAGGACAGCCTGAGGGGCACGTCGTGGCTCCTGTCCTCGGACCGGACCCGACTCGCGGACGTCGACCGCGTCTGGGTGGTCGAACCCGCGACCGCCCCCACGGGTGACGCCGACGAAGGTGTCCTGACCGACGCCGGGTTCGAGCGCGTCGATCGGTGGGACGGCGGGATGACGGCCGTCGAGGAGTGGATCAGGGCCTGA